The following proteins are encoded in a genomic region of Anabas testudineus chromosome 13, fAnaTes1.2, whole genome shotgun sequence:
- the si:ch211-151h10.2 gene encoding uncharacterized protein si:ch211-151h10.2 translates to MPQLTVAYLKGQGGTGQGKREGWDCACKWMEEVKEDKEGEPADRSQEPQRSNQTADDVRPQQTTWPQFLKTLRPWKSWYSFAPVSVLWSICHVDVLLHPSLFAEDVCGRLLLVCLLWVVVGGCVHALKCCLRPGQNQAEPPQRIQQEVVAENRNNLYLWGSRSGGPGHLVPLALALADGLLLCVLQEPLPDPSAPHIQTLLSRLESVSNTLEKADAGSEMTQKGVDQDSILTDKVTLIHTYLQQRIRSLRTLIQVQKDFEASVKDILRGLDGLWAQLEELHTGVTLTKEGNQGHRDLALVLTDAETLFRVLGHYKNKLQSCQDNLRDSTQLLQDLIWSHTHISNSVSSSGESVWPELLLQSNIEQFDNVQESFLSLEQQTCTFRAHLEGLGNQEGQTGPRAYSNRSHSCSVSPQTASQLHESTSVVPPVPCNSTSTSTCSSSVDADTDTEAETPLSLCERSALQFSSTIGRLRKSGRRK, encoded by the exons ATGCCTCAGCTGACAGTCGCCTACCTTAAAGGTCAGGGTGGTACAGGTCAGGGGAAAAGAGAAGGCTGGGACTGTGCCTGTAAATGGATGGAGGAGGTAAAAGAGGACAAGGAGGGGGAACCTGCCGACAGAAGTCAGGAACCACAGCG TTCAAATCAAACAGCAGATGATGTTCGGCCTCAACAAACTACTTGGCCCCAGTTTCTGAAGACTCTGCGACCTTGGAAAAGCTGGTACAGTTTTGCTCCAGTGAGTGTGCTGTGGTCAATCTGCCAcgtggatgtgctgctgcacCCTTCTCTCTTTGCGGAGGACGTGTGCGGGAGGCTCTTGTTGGTATGTTTGCTGTGGGTGGTTGTGGGAGGCTGTGTCCATGCCCTGAAGTGCTGCCTGCGGCCAGGACAGAACCAG GCAGAGCCTCCACAGAGGATACAGCAGGAAGTTGTTGCTGAAAACAGGAATAACCTGTATTTATG GGGGTCCCGGTCAGGGGGCCCAGGCCACCTTGTTCCTCTGGCCCTTGCCTTGGCCGACGGCCTGCTTCTGTGTGTGCTCCAGGAGCCCCTGCCAGACCCCAGTGCACCCCACATTCAGACTCTCCTCTCGAGGCTGGAG TCAGTGTCTAACACACTTGAAAAAGCTGATGCTGGATCAGAAATGACACAGAAGGGGGTGGACCAGGACTCGATACTGACAGATAAAGTGACGCTCATCCACACCTACCTTCAGCAGAG GATCAGGTCACTGCGTACTCTCATCCAGGTGCAGAAGGATTTCGAGGCCAGTGTGAAGGACATACTACGGGGCCTAGATGGCCTCTGGgctcagctggaggagctgcatACTGGGGTCACGTTAACCAAAGAGGGGAACCAGGGCCACAGAGACCTGGCCTTGGTCTTGACAGATGCAGAG ACTTTGTTCAGGGTCTTGGGTCACTACAAGAACAAGCTTCAGTCCTGCCAGGATAATCTGAGGGACAGCACACAACTTTTGCAG GACTTAATCTGGAGTCACACTCACATAAGCAACAGTGTGAGCAGCAGCGGTGAGTCAGTTTGGCCAGAGCTGTTGCTTCAGTCCAACATTGAGCAG TTTGACAATGTGCAGGAGAGTTTCCTCTCCCTGGAACAACAGACCTGTACATTTCGTGCTCACCTGGAGGGACTGGGGAATCAGGAGGGACAGACAGGGCCCCGAGCTTATAGTAACAGGTCCCATTCATGCTCAGTCTCTCCACAAACTGCCTCACAACTCCATGAAAGCACAAGTGTTGTGCCACCGGTGCCCTGTAACTCAACGTCTACGTCCACGTGCTCCTCCTCAGTGGATGCAGACACGGACACAGAAGCAGAGACTCCTCTGTCACTTTGTGAACGGTCTGCTCTGCAGTTCTCCTCCACTATCGGACGCCTGCGTAAATCAGGGAGAAGGAAGTGA